A single Antechinus flavipes isolate AdamAnt ecotype Samford, QLD, Australia chromosome 5, AdamAnt_v2, whole genome shotgun sequence DNA region contains:
- the CCDC71L gene encoding coiled-coil domain-containing protein 71L has translation MRRSVRRRRRRPQAAPAAAAAAAAAAPGGGPRARGGDGLAAEREEKVVYSRSQLSLAGSTKALGDAFKLFMPRSTEFMSSDAELWSFLCSLKHQFSPHILRSKDVYGYSSCRALVPDPPGPPATANSHPAGGGDPPSPLLPPPSSRRPAPGAAARRRRRGAGAAKRFRKLPPPLPQQPQPAPLLSLPLAHPEPSPPSPTLPSPPPSPQLLPHASRFGGRTLEEIWRAATPVLTTFPTIRVGHDVWSERSLAAARRRAQQVLRVNLEPVVRLRRFPVATS, from the coding sequence ATGCGGCGGAGCGTGAGGAGGAGACGGCGGCGGCCCCAGGCGGCCccggcagcggcagcggcggcggcggcggcagcccCGGGCGGCGGCCCCAGGGCGAGAGGAGGTGACGGGCTGGCGgcggagagggaggagaaggtgGTGTACTCGCGCTCGCAGCTGTCCCTGGCCGGCAGCACCAAGGCGCTGGGCGACGCCTTCAAGCTCTTCATGCCCCGCAGCACCGAGTTCATGAGCTCGGACGCTGAGCTCTGGAGCTTCCTCTGCAGTCTCAAGCACCAATTCTCCCCGCACATCCTCCGCAGCAAGGACGTCTACGGTTACTCTTCCTGCCGGGCCCTGGTCCCGGACCCCCCGGGACCCCCGGCCACTGCCAACAGCCACCCGGCTGGCGGTGGGGACCCGCCGTCGCCGCTGCTGCCACCGCCGTCGTCCCGCCGTCCGGCCCCTGGAGCAGCCGCCAGGAGGAGGCGCCGGGGAGCCGGAGCCGCCAAGAGATTCAGGAAActgccgccgccgctgcctcAACAGCCCCAGCCCGCGCCCCTGCTCTCGCTGCCCCTCGCGCACCCCGAGCCCTCGCCGCCATCACCCACCCTGCCCTCGCCCCCACCGTCGCCCCAGCTGCTGCCCCACGCGAGCCGCTTCGGGGGCCGGACCCTGGAGGAGATCTGGAGAGCCGCCACCCCGGTGCTGACCACCTTCCCCACCATCCGCGTTGGCCACGACGTGTGGAGCGAGCGGAGCCTGGCGGCGGCGCGGCGCCGAGCCCAGCAGGTCCTGCGAGTGAACCTGGAGCCCGTGGTGAGGCTCCGCCGCTTCCCCGTGGCCACATCCTGA